From the genome of Leptodactylus fuscus isolate aLepFus1 chromosome 1, aLepFus1.hap2, whole genome shotgun sequence, one region includes:
- the GRP gene encoding gastrin-releasing peptide yields MEGALIFWRYRTLFSLILCSLVLFKVHSQAAPSQQHQDTAPLSKVYTRGSHWAVGHLMGKKSIEEYPYMYDGGDRTSAAGYMDGDKSVEGSQQLRDVLVSLLKMLETSDVRNSQPMRDTKLYNRKFWETEDNNNYKEVLDYLYQMMKENAQS; encoded by the exons ATGGAAGGAGCCCTGATCTTCTGGAGATACCGCACCCTCTTCTCCCTCATACTTTGCAGCTTGGTCCTTTTCAAAGTCCATTCCCAGGCAGCTCCATCCCAGCAGCACCAGGACACAGCTCCTCTCTCCAAAGTATACACCAGGGGCAGCCACTGGGCTGTAG GCCACCTAATGGGTAAAAAGAGTATAGAGGAGTATCCCTATATGTATGACGGAGGGGACAGGACCTCGGCCGCCGGGTATATGGATGGAGACAAGTCAGTGGAAGGATCTCAACAATTGCGAGATGTCTTGGTCAGTTTACTGAAGATGCTGGAGACCAGCGACGTAAGGAACTCCCAGCCCATGAGAGACACAAAGTTATATAACAGGAAATTCTGGGAAACTGAGGACAACAATAACTATAAAGAG GTATTGGACTACCTCTACCAGATGATGAAGGAGAACGCACAGAGCTGA